The stretch of DNA CTTGTCAATTGATTCTTCCTAAGCCATGTGCAGCAACAATGCTATGGGATTATGGTCAAAGATTAAAGGATCTGGAACCAGTTTCAAAAACCCTAATGCTATTGGACAGGTATGTGTATGGCTGTCTACCTTTTCTCTGCACAGACTTGGAGTAGGAGAATTTTTCCGTATGATCTGGAACTAATATTTCCTTGGTCATCCACTTCACCTTTCATTCACGCTCAATCTCTTTTACAATATTAACATACTACTCTCCTCACATTTGCCCAGGCCATCACAAAGAACTTGCCTTCCTCTGATATTATTGAGTCCGCATCTGTTGCTGGACCTGGTTTTGTGAATATTACTTTATCGAACCGCTGGGTTGCAAAGGTTTGATCGATACTTTTAATATATTAAATATGCCTGTATTACCAGTGCTACTATTCATGCCTGCAAAGTATCAATTATCTACATTGTTGCAGAGAATACAAGATATGCTTCTCAATGGTATCAATACTTGGGCACCTATTCTGCCAGTAAAAAGGGCAGTGATTGATTTTTCGTCACCTAACATTGCAAAGGAAATGCATGTTGGACATTTAAGGTCTACCATTATTGGAGATACATTAGCACGCATGTTTGAGTTTTCAAATGTTGATGTTCTGCGGCGAAACCATGTGGGAGATTGGGGTACACAGGTAACAAGCCTTGTATTGTAATCTAAACATTTTATTGCTTGCCTTGTGTGAAACAAAATGAATTTACATACGACAGTTGAACTGCTTTAGTACTTGGTTTTGGTGAAAAATATTCACTCTCTCCGGTTCACCCTTTTTTATGCCTACTTCTGTAGCCTATCATTCCTTTGAGGGAGCCTATCATTGCTTCATACATCTGCAATTTTGTATGTCTTCATTGGCCAAAAGGTTCAGTTGGTGCTGTTCTTTGTGCCACCAAATGGGCAGATTCTGCCGGTGTTATTTTACATAAGTTATATGCCTACTACCTCAACAACCTGCATAATTGTTTGCTGCACTGCGCTTTCTGTTTTGTAGCCTGATACCTGGAATTTGTTTCCACCTTTTTTGTGTGATCTGGTTTTTTTATGGACCTTGTTTGCCTTAACCATATGACTGTTTTTATATATGTGTAACTATTTGTATCTAGACTTTCCTGTCTACAGCCACATACTAACTACTATGTTTCTGTTTGTTCATGCAGTTTGGGATGCTCATAGAATATCTGTTTGAAAAATTTCCAAATTGGCAGGAAATCGGTAGCCAGGCCATTGGTGACCTCCAGGTAAGGTGTTTATTCAATGCAATGATGCAATTTTTTGTAACATACCTCTCCTGCATAGGAAACATGCAAACATATACAAGATGGTTGGATTTGGTCCTAGATGTTCATGTAAAAGCTACACGCTTGGAAGAATATTGAAATATTTCCTTCAGTTAAGAAATGGAGAATTTTTGTACTTTTCTAAGTCAATTATGATGCCAAATTGACCGCTTACATTTTATTACCATATATTAAAAATATTGTTTTGGATAATTTCGATAATTTTTATGAAATATTAACTCGAACTATATATCCGAACACCACACTATCTTTGGTCAATAACTTGATATAAATATGGTTTGACTATTCAAATGATCGTGTCACTAATTCAGTgtcttaaatttatgcacagtATTATTGCTGCAGTGGTCTATGCGTTGTCCCTTTTTGCATAAATAGTGAAGCATGTGATGGCATTGTGGCCTTGTGCTGAATTCTACTACATTGCGTCTTATATTTGTCTTCAATGCGTGTATCGTTGTTTGTGAGGGGGTCAGTACAATGATTTTGCTTTTTCGTTCGTACCTTCATGTTCCCAGTTGAGCAGTATCCTGCTTCTTAGTTGGTTTTCTGTTTTTCTTTTTCGTAGTCTATCAGAATACCTGTGCGTTTCAAAATCAATGGATCCCTTGAAGTATTTTCTGAAAATTTGCACTTTTGGCATATGACAACATGCCTTGTTCCTGTCATTTGGACTGACATATTTCAATTTGGTTATATGACACAGATTTTCTATAAAGCATCCAAGCATAGGTTTGACAATGATCCAGAGTTTAAAGAGAGGGCTCAACAAGGAGTTGTTCGGCTACAGGTGAGTGGATAATCTTGGATGTCAATTCTGGGAAGGTTGGCATTTTCTCATCCAAGCAATGTATTTATGTGTAGGGAGGGGAGGAGAAATACCGAGAAGCATGGAAAAAGATTTGTGACATCAGCAGGAGTGAATTTGACTTGGTGTACAAGCGCCTAAACGTGGAGCTTGAAGAAAAGGTATGAGTATGACACTTCCTAGTTGGTGAAACCTTTTTTTGAGATGGTTAATCGTCAACAGAATTTAGATGCAAGCTGAAATTAGTGCATGAATTTTCTGGACTTTACATTAGCAACagtttggtttctgttgtaacAACATTCCTATGCATATTTTATAATAAAAATGTTGCGATATTTGCTGCATTAACTTCTGCGACGTCCAATTTATTCATAAAGAACTTGCATGGTCTATTGGTATTGTTAAATGCTAATGTTCATGTTGTCTGCCACTCTACTGGAGCAGCTGACCAGGCCACTAATTTATGCTTTGATATGCTGAAGAGCAAGGTGACTAATTAGTGCTTGATCTTTCAGGGGGAGAGTTTCTATAATCCTTATATACCTCAAGTGTTGGCGGAGTTGAGTAGCAAAGGATTGATCCAAGAGAGTGAGGGTGCTCAAGTAATATTTATCGAAGGTTATCAGATCCCTTTGATAGTGGTTAAAAGAGATGGTGGCTTCAACTATGCCTCAACTGACTTAGCTGCTCTTTGGTAAGTGCTAAATATTGATTGACATGTGCTCTATATGTTGTGCTTTTGAGGTCACATTCAGCATCCTCTATGGAAGCAAACTGAACGCATTTTTGTAGGTGATGCATTCCACTGTAATATACTAACTGGATTTAACATTTTTTTTGTCTCTGGTTTTATGGAGGTATCGGCTCAATGTTGAGAAGGCAGAATGGATAATATATGTGACAGATGTTGGTCAGCAGCAGCACTTCGAAATGTTTTTCAATGTAAGCACAGAGTAGTACCAAAGCGGAGGTTTTCCCTTTACAGTGCTTTTATTGAATCTTTTGTTGTCTTCTATAGGCTGCAAAGATGGCTGGTTGGCTCCCAGATCCAAAGGAAAAGAAGTATCCAAAAACAAGTCATGTTGGGTTTGGCCTTGTTCTTGGGTCAGATGGCAAGCGCTTCCGCACTCGTAGTACCGAGGTTGTTCGATTGGTAGAGCTGCTTGATGAGGCTAAATCTCGGAGTAAATCAGAACTACTACAGCGGCTCACTGAAAATGGTAAATTGCAGTAATTTGGAACTTTGCTTTCTTTAATTATCCTTCAGCTAAATATGATCCTTATTTTATTAAGGTAAAATTGTTGACTGGATGGATGAGGAATTAGAACAAACTTCTGAGGCAGTTGGATATGGCGCTGTGAAGTATGTACTGATATTTCTGGAAGATACATCATGTCTTGAATTGAAATATGAACAACTAATTATTTAAGTGATAATCTTTATTGTAACGTGTTTGTAAAACTTTACTGCAGGTATGCTGATCTGAAGAACAATCGACTGACCAATTACACATTTAGTTTTGAACAGATGCTTAGCGATAAGGTACAATTAGGCTCCAATATTCATATGATTGGCTGTGTAGGAGTCTAGTTATCCTGATGATTTATCTAGTTTCTATAGCATGTTTCATTTCTTACTATTAAGTATTGTCCTTCTGTGTGGACGTTGCTCCTAATGATCTTTTTAAAATCGCTATTCTCTTACCTAGTGTTGGCTTTGCACATATTTTGAGCTCAGTTCATCTTCGTGCAAACTTTTGTTACTAGTCATTATGCTTAGATATTCATTCGTTCTGAACAGGGAAATACAGCTGTGTACCTTCAGTACGCTCATGCTCGCATTTGTTCCATTATTCGGAAATCCAACAAGGATGTGGAAGAGCTGAAAATGGTAAGCCTTGTCTTTTACTTGTGCAGTTTTTTTTCATTGGTTTGATTCAGGTTTAGCTCCAATTCTCTTGTCTATCAGTCATGAGCTGAGAATTTCTTGCTGCTTTCTTCTCAGAGTGGAGCCATTTCTCTTGACCATCCAGATGAGCGCGTCTTGGGGCTGTATCTGATCCGATTTGCAGAGGTACCTGTCATTACTATTACTGAATTTATTTTATAAGGTTCTGGAAGTCGGATACCCCATGCCAGCGATGAGTTATTAGTTAATTAGAGGGACATTTTGGGTGTGTCTGGATCTTTAGCCGTATGTTTTTTCCCCTTGCTATTCCAATATGTTTTTCTGTAGTATTTTGGGGGGCAGTCTAACTTAACTGAAATGACTTGACAACTAAGCGAGGTGCATCAGTTTGCTTTTTCGATCACACTGTAATCTGTTTCAGGTTGTTGAAGAGGCTTGCACAAATCTCCTTCCAAATGTAGTGTGTGAATACTTGTACAATCTATCCGAAATGTTCACAAAATTCTATACCAACTGCCAGGTATATTTCTTTCCATTTGCTTCGCTCATTCCCCCTTTAGCAGTGCCCCACTGAAAATCTGATGCTACCAAACCACTGTCTTATTTTTACGTTGAACATAACAGGTGGTTGGGTCACCGGAGGAGACGAGCCGGCTGCTGCTTTGCCAAGCGACTGCTGTTGTCATGCGTCAGTGCTTCCAGCTGCTTGGGATTACGCCGGTCTACAAGCTGTGACTGGCGGTGCGCTTTATTTATCTTCACCAATCAGTTCACGTAGAAACCTTATTCATCATGGTTGCAGTTTTGGTCTTGTAACCTAGTCGAGGCAGCTAACATACTCTTATCCACTGCCCGGTTCGAAAGCAGAAGGGACACAGGCTGAAGCAAAATATGCTTGCAAAAGAATTGATCTCATGCATTATCTGTTGTGTTTCTGTCTCGCATGGCTGGCAGCTTATATGTCGATGCTGCATGATACGTGTGCTGGGGAGGTGAGTAGCCCCACGTTACTGCGGTTCTTACATTTTGGTGGTGGAGCGATTGGCTACCATATAATGATACAAAGGTTTGGTGGAGTAACCCATTTTTACGTCCGAAGCATGTAATGTTGTGGATTCTTGAATAGACAATCCTCCGATCCATGCCCAACTTATCTAGATGCGAAACAGCCAGCACAATGTTGCTTGTACTATCACTGTGATAGTTTACTTACTAATCTGACATGGCTGGAGAAGCAAAACACCAGGTCTGAGTATAATATTAACACAAACCTCTCGGATTATTGTTGCATAAGCTGCTTGATTCACCTTTAGGAACATTACAAAGGCTTCCTTACTGCCCTATTTCCTTTTCCGGCAACATACAGACTACCGTTAACTCTCTCCAGGGCATGGAGAAACCACAACAAAGGCTATAATCAATGTGTGATCTTACCTCACATTAGCATCACCATCGTCAGTCATATGTAAGCTAAATCGAAAAGATACATTAAACGTCGCAAGACGGTATTGACCTTGCACAAGGAGTAAACTCCGGACCTCTTGCTTGTTCAGGTTTCCATCTATGGCGGGGACGCCCCGCCAAGCCCGTCCTCCAGCACAAAGGACGGTGCTACAGCGGCCTAGGTCTCTTTGAGCAGCTCGGGCACTTGTACTGCTTTATGCTCTCCGCCTTGGCGGGGGTGATCTTCACGCACTTGCCATGGTACCACTTCTCGCACATGTCACACCCGATCCAGAACTCGTCCGCACTGTATATCCCGCCACAAGTCCCACACAATGTTTCGCTGTGGTCGCCGTCGTCTTCATCGTAGCCCTCGTCGGGCTCCCTGGTGTTATTTTCTATGCGTGGCTCGCTTGTTTGCTGCAGAGGCAGGAGAAAGCTCAGTGTAATAACATGAGACAGAAAGAGGTGGTAAAAACAGTGAGAAATTCTTGTTACCTTCACTGACAGTTTATTTCTACcattgttgtcggaggcggatCTGTCCCTCTCCCTAGACTGTTTCCCGCCACCAGAGACGACTTCAAAAACAGTTGGTAGCTCGTTCATCATGCTAAACAAACGCTTCCTGTTGGATTTGACAGACAAAGTGATTAAAGAGAAGACAAAACCATTACTACAAGAGCATTTATTTATCTGTTTTAATTAACAAAATGTTATTATGCTACAGCAACTCCCTTTATACTTGTGTCACTGGTTACTGGATTACTGCTACTTTAACTGGTAAAAATTGCATAGGGTGGAATATGAAATATTTAGCTTCTATTGTAACTCAAGTCAGTACTGCTTACTAGCTTATGGGTTATCATGATTGACTAGCCAAAGTTAACTGTATCAAAGTTTACAAAGACAATGGCACACTTTCGCTACAAAACAAGAGCTATAGGATTGCAAGGCTGTTTTTAGTGGCTAA from Panicum hallii strain FIL2 chromosome 3, PHallii_v3.1, whole genome shotgun sequence encodes:
- the LOC112884310 gene encoding arginine--tRNA ligase, cytoplasmic-like, translating into MRALAAAATAVAAPTPARLRLRLPLAPRAPRSGHCRAASSSRLLRISCGATTMGDETSTSVPAQEQEPAVGAGSVKQQLSRLVLSSLRATVPEVEVEPMVEVSAKFADYQCNNAMGLWSKIKGSGTSFKNPNAIGQAITKNLPSSDIIESASVAGPGFVNITLSNRWVAKRIQDMLLNGINTWAPILPVKRAVIDFSSPNIAKEMHVGHLRSTIIGDTLARMFEFSNVDVLRRNHVGDWGTQFGMLIEYLFEKFPNWQEIGSQAIGDLQIFYKASKHRFDNDPEFKERAQQGVVRLQGGEEKYREAWKKICDISRSEFDLVYKRLNVELEEKGESFYNPYIPQVLAELSSKGLIQESEGAQVIFIEGYQIPLIVVKRDGGFNYASTDLAALWYRLNVEKAEWIIYVTDVGQQQHFEMFFNAAKMAGWLPDPKEKKYPKTSHVGFGLVLGSDGKRFRTRSTEVVRLVELLDEAKSRSKSELLQRLTENGKIVDWMDEELEQTSEAVGYGAVKYADLKNNRLTNYTFSFEQMLSDKGNTAVYLQYAHARICSIIRKSNKDVEELKMSGAISLDHPDERVLGLYLIRFAEVVEEACTNLLPNVVCEYLYNLSEMFTKFYTNCQVVGSPEETSRLLLCQATAVVMRQCFQLLGITPVYKL
- the LOC112884313 gene encoding PHD finger protein ALFIN-LIKE 1; its protein translation is MDASYRRAGSGGGSAPRSVEDIFKDYRARRSAILRALTHDVEEFYAQCDPEKENLCLYGYANEAWEVALPAEEVPTELPEPALGINFARDGMNRRDWLALVAVHSDSWLVSVAFYYAARLNRNERKRLFSMMNELPTVFEVVSGGGKQSRERDRSASDNNGRNKLSVKQTSEPRIENNTREPDEGYDEDDGDHSETLCGTCGGIYSADEFWIGCDMCEKWYHGKCVKITPAKAESIKQYKCPSCSKRPRPL